TTTAAGATAACCCACGACAGTATATATGCCTTCTATCCCGCGTAAGATAACCCACTACAGTATATATGCCTTCTATCTCGCGCAAGGCAACCCACGACAGTATAAATGCCTTCTATCCCGTGTAAGATAACCCACGACAGTATGCCTTCTATCCCGTGTAAGATAACCCACGACAGTATATATGCCTTCTATCCCGCGTAAGATAACCCACGACAGTATATATGCCTTCTATCCCGTGTAAGACAGTATAAATGCCTCCTATCCCGTGTAAGATAACTCATGGAAGTATAAATGTCTTCTATCCCGTGTAAGATAACCCATGGAAGTATAAATGCTCTCTATCCCGTGTAAGATAACCCACGACAGTATGAATGCCTTCTATCCCGTTTAAGATAACCCACGACAGTATAAATGCCTTCTATCCCGTTTAAGATAACCCATGGCAGTATAAATGCCTTCTATCCCGTTTAAGATAACCCATGGCAGTATAAATACCTTCTATCCCGTTTAAGATAACCCATGGCAGTATAAATACCTTCTATCCCGTTTAAGATAACCCATGGCAGTATAAATGCCTTCTGTCCCGTTTAAGATAACCCATGGAAGTATAAATGCTCTCTATCCCGTGTAAGATAACCCACGACAGTATGAATGCCTTCTATCCCGTTTAAGATAACCCACGACAGTATAAATGCCTTCTATCCCGTTTAAGATAACCCATGGCAGTATAAATGCCTCTATCTTATCTATCTTATTCTATCTATTTTACTTCACCgcaattgaaacatttaaatgtttgaaagggtatggtCCACAGTATTTATCTGATTTGTTTACCGCTCAGAGTGATGTACATAGTCATCATACACGGTCTACTTCTCGCCAGGATTCTTATGTACCTAGATGCTTCTCTAAATATGGTCAACGTAGCTTTCAATACCGTGCTGCCAAACTGTGGAATGCTTTACCAATTGAAATCAAACAAACTACTGTTCTGTACACctttaaatctgacttgaaagattatgtgaaaatgaatgttcctttgtagatgtaattattgtaattttgcttgagccccgatgaaaattactgtacaagtaactcggccgctcaataaaagtgtaaataaaaataaaaataaataaatatcccGTTTAAGATAACCCATGGCAGTATAAATGCCTTCTATCCCGTTTAAGATAACCCATGGCAGTATAAATACCTTCTATCCCGTTTAAGATAACCCATGGCAGTATAAATGCCTTCTATCCTGATAACCCATGGCAGTATAAATGCCTTCTATCCCGTGTAAGATAACCCACGACAGTATAAATGCCTTCTATCCTGATAACCCACGACAGTATCCCTTGGCAATATCTTACCGGTACTCCTCTAGGCCCTCTTCCTCCAGTTTCCCTTCCTTACCCTGATTTCCCTTCACACCCACTGGTCCCTGAGGTCCTCGTAACCCCGGTATTCCCtggaaaaataaacaacaattttgCTTCATATCCCAAACGAATTCACCTTAtcatcattgttgttgttgacaaatgaaattaACACTTTTTTGTCCCTTTTCACATTCCTGGTGTATGTCAGTGGAAAGCAAAGCTCCGATGTACATTGAACTTCAGATGGAAATATCGACACAGCGTGATTTCAATCACACTGGCAACTTCGGAAATATTTACTAAAGGTTGAATGATACCAGAGACGTAAACAAGAAGGACAGCAAAAGGGAAAACCATACAGTGAAAAAAAGGCAAAATGGAAAATCTCAGAAATTATGTTCATAAATGaaatgggaatgtgatcatcaAGTAGCACTTGAAATATACGTCAGGAAGACTGATGGGAATACAGGAAAAGACACAAACAGACACAGTTGCAGAAAGTCagaaaaaacagtgaaaattcgAAATAAATATAGATATACGAATTTTTGCATACCGGAAGTCCGTCTTTTCCAATTGGTCCAACAGGACCAACATCTCCTTGCGTTCCCTTAGCACCCTGTGGTCCTGGGGCGCCATTCATACCATCAACACCAGCTGATCCCTTTGTAAGGAGAAAGATAAGATAATGAGAACACCTCataattctctctctctgtctctctctctgtctctctgtctctctgtctctctctctctctctctctctctctctctctctctctctctctctctctctcatcatttacatgtatcatcATAATCATGGCATAACACTCATCACTGCCATCATCATGATTATGGCGATATTGTCAtgacaatatttaaatttcTCTAGTGAATATATAGCAAATATTTACCTTGTCCCCCTTGGGTCCAGTCAGTCCATCGAGTCCATCTTTTCCAGATGGCCCCtacaaaacaaacatgtaaTGGGCATATCAAAGTAATAgagaaattttgtaaattaaatCCCGAGTCGATGCACTTGGCAATGGAATGGTCAATGTCAAATTCACATAATTAAATGCAAGTAAATTACATACGTTAACGTAAGAATGGACTACAATATAGTGGCTCCTGGAGCTGTTTTCGTCCGGATATATCCCCATGTCGTACATTTTGTCCGGCGAGAAAGCTCGTGCAGTTTCATTGTCAAAATTAATGCATAACTGTCAACTATGTGATCAGTAAGTTGAATGGCAAACATAAAACATGGACGTATAGTAATCAATTAATGCCATCTCCAGACCTATGATTATGGCATTCGAGTGAGATAGAAAAAATGCCAAAGTCTAAAGCCTGAGTTTGATTTTGAAGTTTCATTGAAATCTCTACCTGGCAGTAAGATCGCTAGTGATTGGGAAATAGACCGTAGTATAGAGAGGAGGAGATGGAATTAATGGTCCCAATCTTGAATTATTAAATCTTACCACGTCTTATtaactttgaaaaagaaatcagTCACACTGCACCTTTACTGTCTTGTTAAATGTTTGCTCATTCAACTCACAACAATAATACAAAATCTTATCTGACAACAACAAGCTGACAAGAAATTAATTATAATTTTACTGACCTGTTCACCTTTAGATCCAGGTTCACCTACAGCACCACGTTGTCCTTCGATACCCTtcggaaagaaagaaaaaatgttatctctctctctctctatctatctatctatctatctgtctatctatctatatatctatctatctatttatctatctatctatctatctatctatctatctatctatctatctatctatctgcccttatgtctgtctgtctgtctgtctgtctgtctgtctgtctgtctgtctgtttgcctcAGTATCTACCAATCCGTCCACGAGAATACCCACATACTAGTACAGAATGTACTCGACGATCGATCAAAACAGTTATTTCTTAATACATGTATGATTGCTCATCCTTCAATTTCATTTATGAATTGATAGAAGGATGTTTAATTTGAATGTTGTCTTCAATTAACGAGCACAGCTCAAAGAGATATTAACGAAAGAAAGAAACTAAGAATGGGAAAACGGTATATCATTATTTAACTTACTCGTGGTCCCATGGGTCCTGGCATACCAATAGTTCCTTGAAAACCTTGCTCTCCCTACACATTGTGAAAAATTTGTGTAAAGAATGACGATTGCAGGCATTTCAACCAAAGTGTCGCATTTGCATAAATTCTTGGCCCGTGTACAGTGTACCTCATTATGTACATTGTACGGAGTAAACTTAAATGTACAAACTGTTCATTTTCACCGGTCTCCTCAGATAgagatttaaaaaatgaatcaGTAGGCACTGTATCCACTATCTAGCAGGACAATGTGAAATATACACcgagaaaaacattttaaaaagcgACGCCAGATATAAAAAACTGTACGACTTCATACTTGGTTAGACGGAAATGTTTGTTTGTGGCTTTGAGCTACTCACAATTTCTCCCTTTTCTCCAGGCGGTCCAACGTCACCTCGTCTGCCTGGTGTTCCCTGTACGAAGGTGGAGAGTCAAGAGTATTTCACAATTGATTAAGATTTACACTAGGGTCTGGTAACATTCCTCTAAAAATGTTCACTTTATATTTTGTCAGTCtctcccctccctccctatcCCCCCTCTCactccccctccctcccccccctctctctctctctctctctctcccccccctctctctctctctctctctctctctctctctctctctctctctctctctctctctctctctctctctctctctctctctctctctctctctctctctctctctggataGCGACATGGAAATTAGCAACATTCCCGAGCAGCAATATGAAAAGCTCTGCATTAAAATGGTCCAAATATCTTCTTGTCACCACAAAACTCCTCTAACTTTGCCTCTCCCTCCCGAAAATCCCCTCAAACAACATACAAAGTGCCCTCACGCTGAGTGTAATCCAAACCATTCGCTTGGCAAAAGAATATTATTTCCCCGCTCATCGACCACTCAAAAATTTTCGATCCAGCGCGTTTCTCCAGCCACTGGTATTCAAGCATATTTGCACTCGAAGAGTGATATTAGCTGAGTTGTTTCTGTTCAGCCAAGTCCCTCTGTCGCTTGCTGTCGATGTCTTGTTTCTGCTGGCTATCTATCTGTATCTGTCCCCTCCCTCCAAATCTCTTTCCCCACCCAGAAGTAGAACCGACATATCATAATACATTATCTTTAATACAGTGCACTCACATCGATACCGTCTCTACCACGGGGGCCTGGGTTTCCTTTCTGTCCATTTCGGCCCTGTTAACGAAGTATGAAAACATTTTAGGACTTATGCTGTGTTCCTAGCCTAGACGCCATTCCCCGCTTTTGGCCTTCGTCCGAGTGTGGACGAAGAAGGCCAAAAGCGGAGAATGGGGTCTAGGCTACCGTGTTCCATACGATCAGAACGAATTGTAgtcataaaaaaaacagaaaaagagaTCGATCGCTGCCTaaacaatatttgacattaacaaagcaaaatttcaccatcattcaaaatatcatgtgTAGGGAGTATATTTGTACTGACTTGAACTATTTCGTATTTGCAATCAACAGGTTAATTATAATTAAATGCTCATTTGTGCTGAAAAGTTATTGAAAGCCTTGGTTGTTGGAAAATGGCAATGTACACATATTCATCATATACAATGAACATTATAAATGACTATCAGGGAAAAGTGATTCTGGCAACTATTTCTTAAAGgcctttatttatttatttatttatttatttatttgtttgtttgtttgtttgtttgtttgtttattcgtttatgtatttttattatttctcaGGGGTTTTTAGATTCTCAAAGGCTGTATAAGTGTATACATGTTTATACTAACTTACCGGGTCTCCCGCTAAACCAGCCTTGCCTGGAGCGCCAGGGTCGCCTTTATGTCCCTGTGGATAGCAGTGCATACGTGACTACCTTAAAAAACCTGGTACTGCCGTCAGATAAAGTATATTTGTTGAGTTTCTAACCGGCATTATACATCGACAATCTCGTCTTTCacagaaatttaaaatctttggctTTTTACGATATTTTTGATGACATCTTAAGCAAAAATAAATCATGAGCAAAATTAAGCCATGTGATTCAGGGTATTATGGGTAAAAATGATCAGGCAACCGTTTCATGTTACACTGATACAATAGTGAGTGATGATTatattgttatgatataatCTGTTATCGAAGACAAAGTATGTTTTATCAGTTTCTATGCAGCGAAACCTGTGGTGATCGATAAGAACTGAAGTAGGTAAAAAACATTAACTAAGTTTGCAATTTGACGAACTACAGTTAACATCGTGTAAGAACTACGGCTGTGTGCTGTGTATTACCGTGCAAATAATTTTAAGTGTGAACTACAGTAAAGCATTGGAGGAACGAAACAAGCAGGTATGGGTGCGAAACTCTACATTGCCGGGAACTGCTCTATTCATGACGTCATAAACAGCACAAAACCGTACTGTGCTATTCACAATGAAATCAAAACCAAACATCACATGTCTTTACTGTTACATGGATCACATTTAGGGAAcatctgttttatattttttcctcgATGTTCTCAAAATAAACCTGATAAAATGCCAATTCACGTTTTATATATTGAAAGTGCGAAATATAAACGCATCGTGCTTTGTAATACAATGAAGTGAATTTCATGAACCACACACATTTATATCTATGCCTAATGATAGTATTGACGTAAGATGTTTAGAATTCGTTCGACAAGGTTTTAAGTTAAGGTATTGATGACAATGAACTTCTATTCTATGAAGTCTAACATCTTAAACTTGCTGAATGATGTTGATCTATTTTAAAATTCCTCATTGATAGTTTTTTCAGTCGTGGGTAGATTTCAATTCTATGTGGGTGTCGACACTCATAAAGTCTGAAAAAAACTAAACACACCATGAATGGAATTACTTGAACAGCAGAGTATCGATTAACCTTCGAAACTTTCTCATTATACATTCGTTGTACTTTTAACCAAAAGATAAAGATTAATGAACTGTTCTGTGTTTGTGCCTGCCTCAAAATTTTAGCTCCTTTTCTTGCCGATCAGATTGAACAAAAGGCTGGCTATCAGTGTCTTAGAGTATGACTTATAAAGCAAGGGCAAATATATGTAAACAGAAGTTCACGGCCACATCTCTATGCCACGCATTGAGGATACTGAAGTGTGGGGTAGCATATCAAATCATTTGTGATTAACTGGCTAGTCATTATGACGATGAGGCGAAACATTAAACACGAACTTAAACATGAGACCCGAACTTCAACCAGTCTTTCCCGTAGATCAGGTATCTCTTTTAAGTTTCAGTTTTAATCAGCTTTCAGATCGAAAGGAGAACTTGAGGCCCTCGGGTGTAttacaaaaatgatgtcaaGAGACAAAGATTTTGTCTCGGCAGTCACTAATATTTTGTACTTATAACAGTTCCTTCAAATCCTCTCAAAGATGACCATCTGAACACATACATTAAACTTGAGGACAACAGATGTTGTATTTTAACACCCAAACATCATAACACGTGCATATTCGGACCGCGAACTGGAGTTTTTACAGACTTAGTCGACACTGGCAAAACGCAGAATGTGACACACTCCATCGAATACGTGTGCCATTATAAGCTCAACTCAAGCTTGGATCGAATTCCGTGCAGTGTTTAAACAGGTGCGAGAACTTCTACAGCGTTTTTACCATCTACGGCAAAACTTAGGGAACACTTCATTGTACGCTACGTCTTTATTGCAGTCTCTATCACAGTTGGTGCAGGTGCAATCTACGGTTGCAGTGGGTATCTACTACGTTGGTGCACTATGGGTTATGCACGTACAACTACACGCGTGCAGTTATCCTCATAGACCACGCTTACCTTGTATCCGGGTAAACCAGGCACGCCTTGTCGGCCTGGATGACCTCGCAGACCCTGAAACGGTAAACATTAGTCAACCACATGTAATATGTCATGTATTATTTCCTATGACCTTTCTCACTCACCTTTAAACCAGGAATGCCGGGAACTCCAGGAGAACCAGGTTCTCCTATGTCACCCTACGAAGACGTATAAGTATTCAGAAAAATGGCattattgaaaaaatgtgaattGCAGTTGGTGAGATCATTCTAGGCATGTGCTTAGCTAATTAATTGTGTACTGCGTCGAGAGAGAGTATTAAAGCTTACTTTGTAAGAATATTGAGTAACCTAAAGTATTGGGGGCAGGTCTTAGTGACGCTCatacattttgatttaaaaggAAAGTGCCTGCAAAGTTAACGTTTTGGTGTTATTCTGGATTTATTTTCACCGAAAGTTCCTGACTGTCACTTTCTGACGCAATGTCATATTAGCCATATCACAAGATCAAATACGTGGTGTAAAGAAATACATGAATTCTGGATTCACTTTAACATTGATGGCAGTAAGTGTTACCAACACATGATACATGCTTTAACAAACGGATTTTAGGTAGTTTATCCTGTGTCACCCTGTGCTCGGAAAACAATAGAAGGTGGTGTTTTAGGTTGCTAAACTCACAAgctaaataaaaatacataaaataatgaaattatacaaaataattcCTTTAGAAAACCGTCAAATTACTTCTTTAGGCTTCATCCGTCTGTCAGAGTTGGCTGTAATCTTACATGAATCATGATTCAATGTTACATTTCATGTCAATCTGTCATGCATGTCAAATCAACACTGACAAAACAGAAATTTACATCGCTACGCTAAAAGTCTATGTAGGACGATACTTTTGGCTTATAAAGCATGGTGCAACATGATTTCAAGAAAAGTAAAAGTATGAAAAGTTGTCTTCATTAAAATCACTGCCAATATTAAAATAACTACAAATTATTGTAAAGATGGAAAACGTCTTTCGTCCTACCCTGATAGCCTGCAGATTGGCTCCGTTGTACACTGCACCCGGTGATCCCTGTGAGAATAAGTACGGAGATTTTGGAGGGAATGAAACAGTGTAATTCAAATTTAGCCAACATGACTTCTAAATGACGACGAAGATGGATTACCAAAGATTTATGGACTGTTTTTTACGAACATGTTTTACTTTTACCTTTCCGTCTTATATCAGCaagttttctttctttatatCCAAGAGCGCgcttgtcaatttttcatcacaaaggaaaatcaaagtaaagaaaaaataaaacttacTGGTGGGCCAGGAGGACCTGCCGGGCCCTGGAAACCTCTTGGTCCCGCTTGACCCTGAAAAAAGTATCAGATTATCATATCACCGATAAGCATTATATTGATTCTTTGCAAAAAAAGGTTAACTTTGCCTTACTGCGTTGATTACTTATTTTCCTTTATTTACACCAAATGTTCTCTGGTTGTAAAGTTACCAGCATGGAGAGCTAAAAAATATTTCCCTGACACGCAGACGTTGTGCCAAGTAACATAAAAGTTATCGTTAATGTTTTGTTGAATACTTACCGGTGGACCGACAGGGCCTGGCGCTCCGTATTCACCTCTGTCACCTTTAGGACCCTAACGGAGGAGGAAATAAACTTGGTCAAGTAGCGCCTTCACTCCTGTCAGGTAATTTCGAATAATTTGTACCCTCCCTATATTATGATTACACATAATACGTATAAAATGCAAAGGAAATACCATAAGAAATACGTACAGCAGGTCCATTTAATCCAGGCAAACCTAGTGGACCTCGTGGGCCTTGCAGTGTACCGGCCAGAGCTTGCAGTTCctggggaaaataaaatcaaaagacaAGAAATGAATGGGATATTCATAGTAATCAACCTTTGAATAGTGAAAGACGAACAGAATCACACTGCTTACAATTTCGATAAAACACATAACACAGAGACATTTTCAATCTTACTGATCACACCGTACCAATGAATCCTGCACTGGTCACATAATACCAAATTGAATTCTGCAAAACACGTACTCATCTAATCACGTACATCAATCCATTCATCTAGTAAGCCAACAAACTCGACCAGGCCGCTCTTTTAGCAAACCATTTTTTAACTTGAAAGTATTGGTATAATTTATCATTCCGTCAAAATTCGATCTACTTATACTTACTTTAGGTGAAACTGGTTCCCCTGGTGATCCAGGCAATCCCGGGTTACCCTGTAGGGCAAAGAATTCGTTTATGTGGTTTTAATTCTttattctcctttgaaagttgtatttagtTATGCAATTATAAAGCTGATAACAAACCTGCCCTTTTAGTTGGTAAGTATACTATGCCAGCAAATAACGTAAAGAGTCGTTTTAATGAATAAATATTATTCGCTTTACCACAACGTAATATTTCAGTTTGTACAagatgttttcattttgataaaCTTGCATAATACTTCAAGTACCAAACAATTAGCAGGAAGGTTGTATATTTCACCTTCTGTCCTTGAGGTCCTGGCTCCCCTGGTCGTCCATCCTGACCCTGAAACATAAGTTGTGAATGACGGAGAAATTAACCATGACATGTAAAGCGTATCTTGATACAATACAAGAAGACCACacaaattttaatctccatggTTAATCTTAAATCAGATCTGTGTAAGTTTCCAAGGTGATAATTATCGGTTCACTGATACTTACGTTTAATCCAGGAAGTCCAGGTGGTCCCTGTGCTCCTACAGTTCCTTGTATGCCCTGCAAATTTAAATAATTACAAATAATACTAACGCCCTCTAAGAAGTATTGCAAGGAAGTGCAACAGCCTTTTCGAAAGTTTTGGTTTACCAAAAGTCTATAGTATTAGAGCACCAGTAAAACAAACCATGAAATGCATCTGTAATTGTACACTTACCTGTAAACCTGGTGCTCCTGGTTCGCCTTGAGATCCCTGTGTACAAATAAGTATGTAGATCATGCATATTTTATATCATTAAAAATGGACAAATTAGCGATCATCAAGCATCTCTTTCTGAAAATATGTGAGCAGGAAGTCCAGATGTACTTTTAACAGAAATGTTTGAAGAAAATGGGAGAGGACACAGCTGTTGAGGAAATCTTTGAAGCATTTTAGAAATCAGCGAAGAGATTTGTGAGGACTAGTTAGACAGTAAAGAAATTATCTGTATACTACCAATCGAAAAGAACACTCGAAGCATATTTATAAAAGAAACATTTGTACAGATATTCACAACGTTAGCTTAACCGATACATCTATTTATTTACGAGAAGAAGTATCTACGACAAGCGATTACTATCATGTGGATCATGGCagccaatattttaaaaaaatttttttttgtggaataaataaaatccTCGTGATGGTATATTCAGACCccgaactctctctctctctgtttttcGTTTAAAGATTCCACATCTGATGGAATCGTCACGTAATTCTAAAATTTTCCTACCTTGCTTCCGTCTCTCCCAGGTTGTCCATTGGGTCCAGAGAAACCTCGTTCACCAGGTGTACCGGGAAGGCCTGGCGCTCCTTGGGGACCCTAAGAAATGGACAAGCGGTGAGAAAAAAGTGCAACTTGTTTTCAAACAACGTGCAGAGagaaaaattggtaaaacgTGTGATAAAATTAAGAACAGAATAAACTCTAAACTATCATCTTCTGCTTTGATCAATACAGTCATTACACTGTCTTGATTGCAAAACAGTTATTGATCTGTGTGGACGATGGGGAAGTCTCACCCTCAAAATATATACTGTTTCATTTGATGTAAAAATAATTGTCAAGTAAATAGTTTTACAGGTAATTAGAGAACTTGGGAAATTACCTTGGTCAAATTAAAGTTTCTGTTATAATTATTTAGAAACTGCCAAAAGGAAGATGGTTCGTaatcatatattaaaagttgttTGTGAACAGGAAACATGAAATATTAAATCTTTCTGAAAATACTATTCAGAAACTAGaacagaaatatttgtttaactTACTCTTGATCCAGGTGGTCCTGCCGGACAGACGGGGCAATCctaaaaattgtgattttgatGTAAACATGTTAGAGGTTGTC
The DNA window shown above is from Ptychodera flava strain L36383 chromosome 5, AS_Pfla_20210202, whole genome shotgun sequence and carries:
- the LOC139132838 gene encoding collagen alpha-1(IX) chain-like isoform X3 is translated as MEARLALLSLLLVGVGVHAQKKEHIGICPEMKVGKDDLPGFDLISKFNLGIKSSIAPGVDRVAGSTPLQVAYRLGQSSNLVAPAVSIYPAGLPDEYSLIATFRMLGSTLNHDWYLWKISDLNDVDQAAIRLNGREESLDFIYIDNRRDVQTVTFRNIGQLFDSKFHKISLSVRSDRVTLYIDCDLIATRSISRKGYVETRGDTAIGRRIVDGLELPVQFELQWMILHCDPFVPGRDSCDELPAELESGDCPVCPAGPPGSRGPQGAPGLPGTPGERGFSGPNGQPGRDGSKGSQGEPGAPGLQGIQGTVGAQGPPGLPGLNGQDGRPGEPGPQGQKGNPGLPGSPGEPVSPKELQALAGTLQGPRGPLGLPGLNGPAGPKGDRGEYGAPGPVGPPGQAGPRGFQGPAGPPGPPGSPGAVYNGANLQAIRGDIGEPGSPGVPGIPGLKGHKGDPGAPGKAGLAGDPGRNGQKGNPGPRGRDGIDGTPGRRGDVGPPGEKGEIGEQGFQGTIGMPGPMGPRGIEGQRGAVGEPGSKGEQGPSGKDGLDGLTGPKGDKGSAGVDGMNGAPGPQGAKGTQGDVGPVGPIGKDGLPGIPGLRGPQGPVGVKGNQGKEGKLEEEGLEEYRVSKVTRVFRERKAQRVIRDHVVHLANKVTMELRVQWALKDSQAPLVYRDKRVTLAKLDSRELLV
- the LOC139132838 gene encoding collagen alpha-1(IX) chain-like isoform X2, encoding MEARLALLSLLLVGVGVHAQKKEHIGICPEMKVGKDDLPELFNGDLGGFDLISKFNLGIKSSIAPGVDRVAGSTPLQVAYRLGQSSNLVAPAVSIYPAGLPDEYSLIATFRMLGSTLNHDWYLWKISDLNDVDQAAIRLNGREESLDFIYIDNRRDVQTVTFRNIGQLFDSKFHKISLSVRSDRVTLYIDCDLIATRSISRKGYVETRGDTAIGRRIVDGLELPVQFELQWMILHCDPFVPGRDSCDELPAELESGDCPVCPAGPPGSRGPQGAPGLPGTPGERGFSGPNGQPGRDGSKGSQGEPGAPGLQGIQGTVGAQGPPGLPGLNGQDGRPGEPGPQGQKGNPGLPGSPGEPVSPKELQALAGTLQGPRGPLGLPGLNGPAGPKGDRGEYGAPGPVGPPGQAGPRGFQGPAGPPGPPGSPGAVYNGANLQAIRGLRGHPGRQGVPGLPGYKGHKGDPGAPGKAGLAGDPGRNGQKGNPGPRGRDGIDGTPGRRGDVGPPGEKGEIGEQGFQGTIGMPGPMGPRGIEGQRGAVGEPGSKGEQGPSGKDGLDGLTGPKGDKGSAGVDGMNGAPGPQGAKGTQGDVGPVGPIGKDGLPGIPGLRGPQGPVGVKGNQGKEGKLEEEGLEEYRVSKVTRVFRERKAQRVIRDHVVHLANKVTMELRVQWALKDSQAPLVYRDKRVTLAKLDSRELLV
- the LOC139132838 gene encoding collagen alpha-1(IX) chain-like isoform X1, with product MEARLALLSLLLVGVGVHAQKKEHIGICPEMKVGKDDLPELFNGDLGGFDLISKFNLGIKSSIAPGVDRVAGSTPLQVAYRLGQSSNLVAPAVSIYPAGLPDEYSLIATFRMLGSTLNHDWYLWKISDLNDVDQAAIRLNGREESLDFIYIDNRRDVQTVTFRNIGQLFDSKFHKISLSVRSDRVTLYIDCDLIATRSISRKGYVETRGDTAIGRRIVDGLELPVQFELQWMILHCDPFVPGRDSCDELPAELESGDCPVCPAGPPGSRGPQGAPGLPGTPGERGFSGPNGQPGRDGSKGSQGEPGAPGLQGIQGTVGAQGPPGLPGLNGQDGRPGEPGPQGQKGNPGLPGSPGEPVSPKELQALAGTLQGPRGPLGLPGLNGPAGPKGDRGEYGAPGPVGPPGQAGPRGFQGPAGPPGPPGSPGAVYNGANLQAIRGDIGEPGSPGVPGIPGLKGHKGDPGAPGKAGLAGDPGRNGQKGNPGPRGRDGIDGTPGRRGDVGPPGEKGEIGEQGFQGTIGMPGPMGPRGIEGQRGAVGEPGSKGEQGPSGKDGLDGLTGPKGDKGSAGVDGMNGAPGPQGAKGTQGDVGPVGPIGKDGLPGIPGLRGPQGPVGVKGNQGKEGKLEEEGLEEYRVSKVTRVFRERKAQRVIRDHVVHLANKVTMELRVQWALKDSQAPLVYRDKRVTLAKLDSRELLV